The following proteins are encoded in a genomic region of Cryptomeria japonica chromosome 11, Sugi_1.0, whole genome shotgun sequence:
- the LOC131860315 gene encoding uncharacterized protein LOC131860315 — protein MSLLKTKKQKPDGCALRERKIVAGQGHRKSGQGKLRLGKGTEIAAVAGLATNFCRIFPNFVKFLYICRIPNLKPEIRRMRCLRSRLFVPPASCNQDSITSCKFFC, from the exons ATGTCTTTActaaaaacaaaaaagcaaaaaccCGATGGCTGTGCATTGCGAGAGAGGAAAATCGTGGCTGGGCAAGGGCACAGGAAAAGCGGCCAGGGGAAGTTGCGGCTAGGCAAGGGCACAGAAATAGCAGCGGTGGCTGGGCTTGCCACAAATTTCTGCCGAATTTTTCCTAACTTTGTTAAGTTTTTATACATTTGCCGAATTCCGAACCTGAAACCGGAAATTCGGCGAATGCGGTGTCTAAGGTCAAGATTATTTGTTCCTCCAGCCTCTTGCAATCAGGATTCTATCACGA GTTGCAAGTTCTTTTGCTGA